From Deinococcus aquiradiocola:
GGCCAAAATCAGAGTCATCGGTCTGGGCGGAGCGGGCAACAACGCCGTGAACCGCATGATTGAATCGGGACTGGACGGTGTGGAGTTCATCGCCGGCAACACCGACGCGCAGGTTCTGGCCAAGAGCCACGCCGAGGTCCGCATCCAGCTGGGCGACCGGCTGACACGCGGTCTCGGCGCGGGCGCGGACCCCGAGGTGGGCGAGAAGGCCGCCATGGAGGACCGCGAACGCATCAAGGAGTACCTCGAGGACACCGACATGCTGTTCATCACGGCCGGCATGGGCGGCGGCACCGGCACCGGCAGCGCGCCCGTCGTGGCGGACCTCGCCCGTGAGATGGGCATCCTGACGGTCGGCATCGTCACGCGGCCCTTCGACATGGAAGGCCCGAAACGCAAGCGCGTCGCCGAGGAAGGCATCCACAAGCTGTCCGAGCGCGTGGACGGCATGATCGTCGTCAACAACCAGAAGCTCCTCGCCGCCATCGAGAAGAAGACCCCGATGCGCGACGCCTTCCTGATCGCCGACCGCGTCCTGTACTACGGCGTGAAAGGCATCAGCGAC
This genomic window contains:
- the ftsZ gene encoding cell division protein FtsZ gives rise to the protein MQAAKIRVIGLGGAGNNAVNRMIESGLDGVEFIAGNTDAQVLAKSHAEVRIQLGDRLTRGLGAGADPEVGEKAAMEDRERIKEYLEDTDMLFITAGMGGGTGTGSAPVVADLAREMGILTVGIVTRPFDMEGPKRKRVAEEGIHKLSERVDGMIVVNNQKLLAAIEKKTPMRDAFLIADRVLYYGVKGISDVINVEGMINVDFADVRNLLSGAGAVLMGIGTGRGEKLADEAALSAINSPLLERGIEGARRILVNVTGGSDLSMHEANEIVEKIREATGQEDPDILFGITPDENAGDEVRVTVIATGFGDGPTSIAGTASRGSGTLDNIVRVRSGSSYDPKDYEIPTFLRKGDRD